A stretch of the Chondrinema litorale genome encodes the following:
- a CDS encoding intradiol ring-cleavage dioxygenase: protein MKRKEFIKSLGMTSLVLPLVVGCSDDEDITPITDDSSSESSSDSSSSNSSYSSDSCTSTPSETEGPFPTKDPSSLEKVDITGDRTGIALSIEIAILNQNESCAALEGAIVDIWHCDKDGNYSEYGGTQMQSTNYTSVHFLRGRQVTDSEGLVQFTSIFPAWYQSRATHIHVHIYNSSGKSLLVTQIAFPEGDDSAVVTVNAASDYGYTKGMSGYTYNSNDNVFSDGVAEELSTISGSIEEGYSLSHSIVVSA from the coding sequence ATGAAGAGAAAAGAATTTATAAAAAGCCTTGGAATGACTAGCCTAGTGCTTCCATTAGTTGTAGGTTGCAGCGACGACGAGGATATCACTCCAATTACAGATGATTCTAGTTCTGAAAGTAGCAGTGACTCATCTTCTAGTAATTCAAGTTACAGTTCTGATTCTTGTACTAGTACTCCTTCTGAAACTGAAGGCCCTTTTCCAACGAAAGATCCATCTTCTTTAGAGAAAGTAGATATTACTGGTGATAGAACCGGTATAGCGCTTTCAATAGAGATTGCTATTCTTAATCAGAATGAAAGTTGTGCAGCTTTAGAAGGTGCTATTGTAGATATCTGGCATTGCGACAAAGACGGAAACTATTCTGAATATGGTGGTACTCAAATGCAAAGTACAAACTATACTTCAGTTCATTTCTTAAGAGGTCGTCAGGTTACAGACAGCGAAGGATTGGTTCAATTCACTTCAATTTTTCCAGCTTGGTACCAGAGTAGAGCTACACATATCCACGTGCATATTTATAACTCAAGCGGAAAATCTTTACTGGTTACTCAAATTGCTTTTCCAGAAGGTGACGACAGCGCAGTAGTAACAGTAAATGCTGCTAGCGACTATGGATATACCAAAGGAATGAGTGGTTACACTTATAACTCAAATGACAATGTATTCTCTGATGGTGTTGCTGAAGAACTTTCTACCATTAGTGGAAGCATAGAAGAAGGTTATTCTCTTTCTCATTCAATTGTTGTAAGTGCCTAA
- a CDS encoding pirin, whose translation MLTQTQGQIYLANQRGCTQSNWYRSFHTFNCKSYFKESRKPFNNLLSLNDITLKAEHCIKQEATENIAVCLIPLVGNLKYKQPNEANKLLEVGESVVFSVNKGDLYQVECPYKRSLINYLHIEIKVSETINYNQSQFDFNSQMNQLLSLLKTDNHCFNISIGKFNGRVEGEHLVKNPENGVFAFVIEGAFEIQDRLLQIRDGLALWDAEQIDFEALSNDAIVLILDVGKA comes from the coding sequence ATGTTGACACAGACTCAAGGACAAATTTACCTTGCTAATCAGAGAGGATGTACCCAAAGTAATTGGTATCGCAGTTTCCATACCTTTAATTGTAAGTCGTATTTTAAAGAAAGCAGAAAGCCTTTTAACAATCTGCTATCGCTAAACGATATTACTCTTAAAGCGGAACATTGCATAAAACAAGAAGCAACTGAAAATATAGCAGTTTGCCTTATCCCTTTGGTTGGTAATTTAAAATACAAACAGCCTAACGAAGCGAATAAGCTACTTGAGGTTGGAGAGTCTGTTGTTTTCTCGGTAAATAAAGGAGATTTATACCAAGTTGAGTGTCCTTATAAAAGATCGCTAATAAACTATTTACATATAGAAATTAAAGTTTCAGAAACAATCAACTACAATCAATCGCAATTTGATTTTAACTCCCAAATGAATCAACTTCTGTCGTTACTCAAAACCGACAACCATTGCTTTAACATTTCAATAGGAAAGTTTAACGGCAGAGTTGAGGGAGAACACTTAGTGAAAAATCCGGAAAACGGAGTATTTGCATTCGTAATTGAAGGTGCTTTTGAAATACAAGATCGTTTGCTTCAAATCCGCGATGGGCTAGCATTGTGGGACGCAGAACAGATCGATTTCGAAGCGCTTTCAAACGATGCTATTGTATTAATTTTAGATGTAGGAAAAGCATAA
- a CDS encoding ArsR family transcriptional regulator: MRRDVFQAIADPTRRDILLLLTKDRKNLNTLAEHFNMSRQAVSLHVKYLNECGVITFKHK, translated from the coding sequence ATGAGAAGAGATGTATTTCAGGCGATAGCCGATCCAACAAGAAGAGATATTTTACTATTACTCACGAAAGACAGAAAAAACCTAAATACACTAGCCGAGCATTTTAACATGAGTCGGCAGGCTGTTTCACTACATGTAAAATACTTAAATGAGTGTGGAGTAATTACCTTCAAGCACAAGTAG
- a CDS encoding c-type cytochrome, protein MKDKKLIYFAPFVVMVVVALVLIFSTKSKNRGEVLYENRCANCHMEQGVGLQSLIPPLANVDYLNKYRDKLACIVKKGMDGKVIVNGVEYEQQMPANEEFTDTDIANVLNYVLTNWGNEEKPLSLQEVQKQLEGCP, encoded by the coding sequence ATGAAGGATAAGAAATTAATTTATTTTGCACCCTTTGTGGTGATGGTGGTGGTGGCACTGGTATTAATATTTAGTACAAAAAGTAAGAACCGCGGTGAAGTATTATATGAAAACCGTTGTGCAAATTGCCATATGGAACAAGGTGTAGGTTTGCAATCTCTCATTCCGCCATTAGCAAATGTCGATTATTTGAATAAGTACAGAGATAAATTAGCCTGTATTGTTAAAAAAGGAATGGATGGAAAAGTGATTGTAAATGGTGTAGAGTATGAGCAGCAAATGCCAGCAAACGAAGAATTTACAGATACAGACATTGCCAATGTGCTTAATTATGTACTTACAAACTGGGGAAACGAAGAAAAACCACTCTCTCTACAAGAAGTTCAGAAACAATTGGAAGGATGTCCTTAA
- a CDS encoding SCO family protein, with amino-acid sequence MKLIKAFFFFTFILSACSPSGNNKLPILGQVADAQFEFLSQDSAVVTPQTFENKIYVTDFFFTTCPTICPKMKAQMLRVYEKFENNDNVILLSHTIDPQHDTVGLLRDYAGRLGITSDHWLMVTGDKEEIFGVAKKYMVSAMEDKDQPGGFVHSGAFVLIDKKKQIRGYYDGTKELETNELMDDIEVLLNEG; translated from the coding sequence ATGAAACTTATTAAAGCTTTTTTCTTTTTCACTTTTATACTTTCAGCCTGCTCACCAAGTGGAAATAACAAGCTCCCAATTTTAGGTCAGGTGGCAGATGCGCAATTCGAATTTCTTAGTCAAGATAGTGCAGTGGTAACTCCACAGACTTTTGAAAATAAGATATATGTAACAGATTTCTTTTTTACTACTTGCCCAACCATTTGCCCAAAAATGAAGGCTCAAATGTTGAGAGTGTATGAGAAGTTTGAAAACAACGATAATGTAATTTTACTTTCTCATACTATTGATCCTCAGCACGATACTGTTGGTTTATTAAGAGATTATGCCGGAAGATTAGGTATAACCTCAGACCACTGGTTAATGGTAACCGGAGATAAAGAAGAGATTTTTGGTGTAGCTAAAAAGTACATGGTAAGTGCTATGGAAGACAAAGACCAACCCGGAGGCTTCGTGCATAGTGGTGCTTTTGTATTGATCGATAAGAAAAAACAAATTAGAGGTTATTACGACGGCACCAAGGAGTTGGAAACCAATGAGTTGATGGATGATATTGAAGTTTTGTTGAATGAAGGATAA
- a CDS encoding TonB-dependent receptor plug domain-containing protein encodes MNNLRVKFLVCLICCTVVYLKGYGQQIAESDSTYLLDAVIVEARRLKDYDAGAQVISIDSSTIKNFEAMSLSEMLTQTMPVYVKTYNPGSLATTSFRGMGAGHTAVLWNGFPIQSPMNGQIDFSLLPGSIVDAVNLQLGGEGALWGSGAVGGTVYLENLPKYNSGLQARINQTLGSFGKHFQGYKLTYGKKKLYTSLNVYRDKANNNFTFNNKAKAGSPEEKMQHAAFSEWGVLLENYLKISAYQQFAIRYWHQDTEREIPATLTEGSSSATQDDQFNRLLLSWSGNLNSLDWKLQSGFSLEELLYENDASGIESLSKSKVFIQEAELNWYPLDQLSFQGGVQHQYVSGTVEDYEAGKQIQQRLALLGGVKFNTLFLESRINLRKEFTEFGNAPLVPTFGLELNPWNFLTVSGKIARSYRLPTFNDLYWKPGGNPDLLPESGWSKEVGINSNFNLLNIKNQFQFTIFSNKIDNWILWQPGSTYWYPQNIKQVWARGIETSYSLDKKWKKTSLNITARYHYTKSTNEKHQTEDDSSLGKQLIYTPLHKGNLNFTYNYNDFGITWSQQFTGKTFTTTDNDDSLPAFTTSNLSFQYKVDKKYGYLNLRISANNLFDEDYEIIAWRPMPGRNYQFSLIISPKLNF; translated from the coding sequence ATGAACAATTTGAGGGTTAAATTTTTAGTTTGTCTGATTTGCTGTACAGTTGTTTACCTTAAAGGATACGGACAACAAATTGCTGAATCTGACAGTACTTATTTGCTTGATGCAGTTATAGTAGAAGCTCGCAGGCTTAAAGATTACGATGCTGGTGCTCAGGTAATTTCTATTGATTCTTCTACAATCAAAAATTTTGAGGCAATGAGTTTGAGTGAAATGCTTACTCAAACAATGCCTGTATATGTTAAAACATACAATCCCGGTAGTTTGGCAACCACTTCTTTTAGAGGTATGGGGGCAGGGCATACCGCAGTTTTGTGGAATGGTTTTCCGATCCAAAGTCCAATGAACGGGCAAATAGATTTCTCACTTTTGCCGGGAAGTATAGTAGATGCGGTGAATTTACAACTTGGTGGAGAAGGTGCTTTGTGGGGGAGTGGAGCAGTAGGAGGCACCGTTTATTTAGAAAACCTCCCAAAATACAACAGCGGATTACAAGCGAGAATTAATCAAACACTTGGCAGTTTTGGTAAGCACTTTCAAGGTTATAAACTGACCTACGGAAAGAAAAAGCTCTATACCTCTCTAAATGTTTATCGGGATAAAGCCAACAACAACTTCACCTTTAATAATAAAGCAAAAGCAGGCTCACCCGAAGAAAAAATGCAACATGCGGCATTTTCTGAATGGGGAGTTCTATTAGAAAATTATTTAAAAATATCAGCTTATCAGCAATTTGCCATTAGATATTGGCATCAAGATACCGAAAGAGAAATACCCGCTACATTAACAGAAGGTAGTAGCTCTGCTACACAAGATGATCAATTTAACAGACTCTTATTATCTTGGTCTGGTAATCTCAATTCGCTTGATTGGAAATTACAAAGCGGTTTTTCGCTAGAAGAACTGCTCTATGAAAATGATGCTTCAGGGATTGAAAGTTTGAGTAAAAGTAAAGTGTTTATACAAGAAGCAGAACTTAACTGGTATCCTTTAGATCAATTGAGTTTTCAAGGTGGAGTACAACATCAATATGTAAGCGGAACTGTAGAAGATTACGAAGCCGGAAAGCAAATTCAACAAAGATTGGCTTTGTTGGGAGGTGTAAAGTTTAATACTCTGTTTCTAGAATCGCGAATTAATCTTCGGAAAGAGTTTACTGAATTTGGCAATGCACCTTTAGTCCCTACTTTTGGTTTAGAATTAAATCCTTGGAATTTTCTCACAGTTTCAGGCAAAATTGCTCGCTCTTATCGTTTGCCTACCTTTAACGATCTTTACTGGAAACCCGGAGGTAATCCAGATTTACTTCCTGAGTCAGGCTGGTCTAAAGAAGTAGGTATCAATAGCAATTTCAATTTGCTGAATATAAAAAACCAATTCCAGTTTACGATTTTTAGCAATAAAATTGATAATTGGATTTTATGGCAACCTGGTAGCACTTACTGGTATCCACAAAATATAAAACAGGTTTGGGCAAGAGGTATCGAGACTAGCTACTCTTTAGATAAAAAGTGGAAAAAAACTTCTCTTAACATTACTGCAAGGTACCACTATACCAAATCGACTAATGAGAAACATCAAACAGAAGATGATTCATCATTAGGCAAACAACTTATTTATACTCCTTTACATAAAGGGAATTTAAATTTCACTTATAATTATAATGATTTCGGAATAACATGGAGTCAGCAATTTACCGGTAAAACTTTTACTACTACCGATAATGATGATTCTCTCCCGGCTTTTACCACTTCTAATCTTTCATTTCAATACAAAGTAGATAAAAAGTATGGATATCTCAACTTGAGAATCTCTGCTAACAATTTGTTTGATGAAGACTACGAAATAATTGCTTGGAGACCTATGCCCGGAAGAAATTATCAATTCAGCTTAATTATATCACCTAAACTAAATTTTTAA